One Canis aureus isolate CA01 chromosome 38, VMU_Caureus_v.1.0, whole genome shotgun sequence DNA segment encodes these proteins:
- the RHEX gene encoding regulator of hemoglobinization and erythroid cell expansion protein: MLTEDMKVWHGLVIAVVSFILQACLFTAINYLLCRNMAKKSERILKGARLQTPGPGPAHRQPLAAQEKETRSTPVSEPHYRHGSDTSSDSSNSSDNSDSSPQNCQATKDVNYTQVVFSTPGGLKNESALDYENLKETTDYVNVYPKSHKPNFWTFANPADSEPVEYTQVAM; the protein is encoded by the exons ATGCTGACAGA AGACATGAAGGTCTGGCATGGTTTAGTGATTGCAGTGGTGTCCTTCATCCTACAGGCCTGCCTCTTCACTGCCATCAACTATCTGCTCTGCAGGAACATGG CCAAGAAGAGTGAGCGGATACTGAAAGGGGCCAGGCTCCAGACCCCCGGGCCCGGCCCTGCCCACCGTCAGCCACTCGCTGCCCAGGAGAAGGAGACTCGGAGCACCCCTGTGTCTGAGCCCCATTATAGAC ATGGCAGCGACACATCCTCAGATAGCTCCAACAGCTCCGACAACTCCGACAGCTCGCCTCAAAACTGCCAG GCCACCAAGGATGTGAATTACACACAAGTGGTCTTTTCAACCCCTGGAGGACTAAAAAATGAATCTGCTCTGGACTATGAGAACCTAAAGGAAACCACAGATTATGTCAATGTCTATCCGAAAAGCCACAAGCCCAATTTCTGGACTTTTGCGAACCCTGCTGACTCTGAGCCAGTGGAATACACTCAAGTGGCCATGTGA